Proteins encoded together in one Shewanella acanthi window:
- a CDS encoding glutamate-5-semialdehyde dehydrogenase yields the protein MSQINPEQYLQQLGQNAKQASYVLANLTARQKAQLLEDIASALTEQTPAILAANAKDVAAAKADGLTDAMIDRLLLNESRLAGIIADIGDVVRLADPVGEEFGSRVLDNGLRLTRRRVPLGVIGVIYEARPNVTVDIAVLALKTGNAVILRGGKETLESNKLISEVIRGALAKLGFPKDAVQLIDSPDRALVLGLLKLDKYVDMIVPRGGQALQRLCAEQATIPVILGGIGICHLFVDKSADLVRALDVIANAKVQRPTVCNALDTLLVDKTVATTFVPQIAAHLHTLGVRFSVCGQSFPLLDGLGVDVTQARDNDFATEWLSLTLGIKVVDDINQAIAHIRHYSSGHSEAILTDDIHAAAHFMNEVNSAAVYVNASTRFTDGGQFGLGAEVAVSTQKLHARGPMGIEALTTYKWLAWGDYTSRT from the coding sequence TTGAGCCAAATTAATCCAGAGCAATATCTACAGCAGTTAGGTCAAAATGCGAAGCAGGCAAGTTATGTGCTGGCCAATTTAACGGCGAGGCAAAAGGCTCAATTATTGGAAGATATCGCCAGCGCTTTGACTGAGCAAACTCCTGCTATTTTGGCCGCGAATGCTAAGGATGTGGCCGCCGCTAAAGCCGATGGTTTAACCGATGCGATGATAGACAGGTTGCTGCTGAATGAGTCGCGTCTTGCGGGCATCATCGCTGATATCGGTGATGTGGTGCGTCTCGCCGATCCCGTGGGTGAAGAGTTTGGCTCGCGGGTGTTAGACAACGGTTTACGCCTTACGCGTCGCCGCGTGCCGCTTGGTGTGATTGGGGTGATTTATGAGGCCCGCCCTAATGTGACTGTTGATATTGCTGTATTAGCCCTTAAAACCGGCAATGCGGTGATCCTTCGTGGTGGTAAAGAGACGCTTGAGTCAAACAAGCTAATAAGTGAAGTGATCCGAGGTGCTCTGGCTAAATTAGGTTTCCCTAAGGATGCGGTGCAACTTATTGACTCACCTGATAGGGCTTTGGTATTAGGCCTGCTAAAGTTAGATAAATACGTCGATATGATCGTCCCCCGTGGTGGCCAAGCATTGCAGCGACTTTGCGCTGAGCAGGCAACGATTCCGGTGATTTTAGGGGGCATCGGTATTTGTCATCTATTTGTCGATAAATCAGCGGATTTAGTTAGGGCGCTCGATGTGATTGCCAACGCCAAAGTGCAGCGACCAACAGTGTGTAACGCCCTCGATACCCTGCTGGTGGATAAGACCGTAGCGACAACTTTTGTGCCGCAGATTGCTGCGCACCTTCATACCCTGGGGGTGAGGTTTTCAGTTTGTGGGCAAAGTTTTCCTTTACTTGATGGCTTGGGGGTTGATGTTACTCAGGCAAGGGATAACGACTTTGCTACCGAATGGTTGTCTCTCACCTTAGGGATTAAAGTGGTCGATGATATTAATCAAGCAATTGCCCATATTCGCCATTATTCGAGTGGGCATTCGGAGGCGATTTTGACTGACGATATCCATGCCGCCGCCCATTTTATGAATGAGGTCAATTCAGCCGCCGTATATGTGAATGCCAGTACCCGTTTTACCGATGGTGGACAATTTGGGCTCGGCGCCGAAGTGGCGGTGAGTACTCAAAAACTCCATGCCCGAGGGCCTATGGGCATTGAAGCATTAACCACCTACAAGTGGCTTGCCTGGGGCGATTATACCAGTCGCACCTAA
- the ybaK gene encoding Cys-tRNA(Pro) deacylase produces the protein MTPAVQLAKKAKIVFEILEYSHDPHCAAYGEEAANTLGLNPAQVFKTLLVAIDKAHLPIAVALVPVNHQLDLKAVAKCLGQKKLQMADAELAQKSSGYLVGGISPLGQKKLLTTLIDNSAQNFDKIYVSGGKRGLEICLSPTDLAILSKGSFAHIKVL, from the coding sequence ATGACTCCAGCAGTCCAGCTCGCAAAAAAAGCCAAAATCGTCTTTGAAATCTTAGAGTACAGCCATGATCCCCACTGCGCCGCCTATGGCGAAGAAGCAGCTAATACCTTAGGCCTTAATCCTGCACAGGTTTTTAAAACCCTACTGGTTGCCATTGATAAAGCCCATTTGCCGATTGCCGTCGCCTTGGTGCCCGTCAACCATCAACTGGATCTTAAGGCGGTCGCTAAATGCTTAGGTCAGAAAAAGTTACAGATGGCCGACGCCGAACTAGCGCAAAAGTCCTCGGGCTATCTAGTTGGTGGGATCAGTCCGCTTGGACAAAAGAAGCTCCTCACCACCCTGATTGATAATAGCGCCCAAAACTTCGACAAAATTTATGTGAGTGGAGGTAAACGCGGTCTTGAAATCTGTTTATCGCCAACCGATTTAGCAATTTTGAGCAAAGGCTCCTTTGCTCACATCAAAGTCCTCTGA
- a CDS encoding DMT family transporter translates to MKSSNWAYVYGMAAVILWSTVATAFKIALGFYSPLQLVFVAVITSIVTLGGILAWQKKLPLLKQQLLRRPAFYLITGLINPFLYYVVLFKAYSLLPAQQALSLNYTWAVLLPLLAAPLLKQVLRKSDIAAALIAYTGVFIIATGGDVSDFNFDSPLGIGLALTSTLLWCLYWIVNTKDQGDPVVSLLLSFTIGLPFIVITLLLTDTLPSFSPDAVLAGMYVGLFEMGITFVLWLMALKTATRTANISTLVFLSPVMSIGFIAWILQESIEVSTFIGLGFILTGMMLQQLLPRFLERKNALATGSDVGK, encoded by the coding sequence GTGAAATCTTCAAATTGGGCCTATGTGTACGGCATGGCGGCGGTAATACTTTGGTCGACGGTTGCCACCGCCTTTAAAATTGCGCTTGGATTTTATAGCCCCCTGCAATTAGTGTTTGTGGCTGTAATCACCTCAATCGTGACCTTAGGTGGCATTCTGGCGTGGCAAAAAAAGCTCCCACTGCTTAAGCAACAATTACTCCGCCGTCCGGCTTTTTATCTGATAACAGGCTTAATCAACCCTTTTCTCTACTATGTAGTATTGTTTAAGGCCTACTCCTTACTGCCAGCCCAACAGGCGTTATCGCTCAATTATACGTGGGCGGTGTTATTACCTTTACTTGCCGCGCCACTGCTAAAACAAGTGCTACGTAAAAGTGATATTGCGGCTGCGCTAATTGCCTACACGGGGGTGTTTATTATTGCCACCGGCGGTGATGTTAGCGATTTTAACTTCGATAGCCCACTCGGGATTGGTCTAGCGCTGACCAGCACCCTGCTGTGGTGTTTATATTGGATTGTGAATACCAAAGATCAGGGCGATCCTGTCGTTAGCCTGCTGTTAAGCTTTACTATCGGCCTGCCTTTTATTGTCATTACGTTACTGCTCACCGATACCTTGCCAAGTTTTAGTCCCGATGCCGTGCTAGCGGGTATGTATGTTGGCCTCTTTGAGATGGGCATTACCTTTGTGCTGTGGTTAATGGCACTCAAAACAGCCACCCGCACCGCCAATATCAGTACCTTAGTATTTTTATCGCCGGTAATGTCGATAGGTTTTATTGCTTGGATTTTGCAGGAAAGCATTGAAGTGTCGACCTTTATCGGTCTTGGCTTTATCTTAACGGGTATGATGTTACAGCAATTATTACCCCGCTTTTTGGAACGTAAAAACGCCTTAGCGACTGGTTCGGATGTAGGTAAATAA
- the dnaK gene encoding molecular chaperone DnaK: MGKIIGIDLGTTNSCVAVLDGGKARVLENAEGDRTTPSIIAYTDDETIVGQPAKRQAVTNPNNTFFAIKRLIGRRFKDDEVQRDVNIMPFKIIQADNGDAWVESRGNKMAPPQVSAEILKKMKKTAEDFLGEEVTEAVITVPAYFNDSQRQATKDAGRIAGLEVKRIINEPTAAALAYGIDKKQGDNIVAVYDLGGGTFDISIIEIDSNDGDQTFEVLATNGDTHLGGEDFDNRLINYLADEFKKEQGLDLRKDPLAMQRLKEAAEKAKIELSSTNQTEVNLPYITADATGPKHLVVKITRAKLESLVEDLIVRTLEPLKVALADADLSVSDINEVILVGGQTRMPKVQEAVTNFFGKEPRKDVNPDEAVAVGAAIQAGVLSGDVKDVLLLDVTPLSLGIETMGSVMTKLIEKNTTIPTKAQQVFSTADDNQSAVTIHVLQGERKQASANKSLGQFNLEGIEPAPRGMPQIEVMFDIDADGILHVSATDKKTGKKQNITIKASSGLSEEEVAQMVRDAEAHAEEDKKFEELVQARNQADGLVHATKKQVEEAGDALPADDKAKIEAAMSAVEVASKGNDKEAIEKATQELIEASAKLMEIAQAKAQAQGGAQDAGQKSNATADDVVDAEFEEVKDDKK, translated from the coding sequence ATGGGTAAAATTATTGGTATCGACTTAGGCACAACAAACTCTTGTGTAGCTGTCCTCGATGGCGGCAAAGCACGCGTATTAGAAAATGCTGAAGGCGATCGCACAACCCCGTCAATCATCGCATACACAGACGATGAGACTATCGTGGGTCAACCTGCAAAACGCCAAGCGGTAACTAACCCTAACAATACTTTCTTCGCGATCAAACGTCTGATCGGTCGTCGCTTCAAAGATGACGAAGTTCAACGTGACGTGAACATCATGCCTTTCAAAATTATCCAAGCCGACAACGGTGATGCTTGGGTTGAATCACGTGGCAACAAGATGGCACCACCACAGGTTTCAGCTGAAATCCTGAAAAAAATGAAGAAAACGGCAGAAGACTTCTTAGGTGAAGAAGTGACTGAAGCGGTAATTACCGTACCTGCATACTTCAACGATTCTCAACGTCAAGCTACTAAAGATGCGGGTCGCATCGCAGGTCTTGAAGTTAAACGTATTATCAACGAACCAACGGCTGCAGCGCTTGCCTACGGTATCGACAAGAAGCAAGGCGACAATATCGTTGCAGTGTACGACTTAGGTGGTGGTACATTCGATATTTCTATCATCGAAATCGACAGCAACGACGGCGACCAAACCTTTGAAGTATTAGCAACGAACGGTGACACCCACTTAGGTGGTGAAGACTTCGACAACCGTTTAATCAACTACTTAGCTGACGAGTTCAAGAAAGAGCAAGGCTTAGATCTGCGTAAAGATCCTTTAGCAATGCAACGTCTGAAAGAAGCGGCTGAAAAGGCGAAGATCGAGCTTTCAAGCACCAACCAAACTGAAGTTAACCTGCCATACATCACTGCCGATGCAACAGGTCCTAAGCACTTAGTGGTGAAAATCACCCGTGCTAAGTTAGAGTCTTTGGTTGAAGACTTAATCGTTCGCACTTTAGAGCCATTAAAAGTGGCACTGGCTGACGCTGACTTATCAGTATCAGACATCAACGAAGTGATTCTGGTGGGCGGTCAAACCCGCATGCCTAAGGTTCAAGAAGCAGTGACTAACTTCTTCGGTAAAGAGCCACGTAAAGACGTCAACCCAGACGAAGCCGTTGCTGTTGGTGCTGCGATTCAAGCGGGCGTACTGTCAGGCGACGTGAAAGACGTTCTGCTGTTAGACGTAACACCACTGTCTCTGGGTATCGAAACCATGGGCAGCGTAATGACCAAGCTGATTGAGAAAAACACCACGATTCCTACTAAGGCACAGCAAGTTTTCTCAACAGCCGATGACAACCAAAGCGCAGTGACTATTCACGTACTGCAAGGTGAGCGTAAGCAAGCGAGCGCGAACAAGTCATTAGGTCAGTTCAACTTAGAAGGTATTGAGCCAGCGCCACGTGGTATGCCACAAATCGAAGTGATGTTCGATATCGACGCTGACGGTATTCTGCACGTTTCTGCTACCGACAAGAAAACCGGTAAGAAACAAAACATCACCATCAAAGCTTCTTCTGGTTTAAGCGAAGAAGAAGTGGCACAAATGGTACGTGACGCAGAAGCTCACGCCGAAGAAGACAAGAAATTCGAAGAGTTAGTGCAAGCTCGCAACCAAGCTGACGGCTTAGTTCATGCAACTAAGAAACAAGTGGAAGAAGCTGGCGACGCTCTGCCTGCCGATGACAAGGCAAAGATTGAAGCGGCAATGAGCGCGGTTGAAGTGGCCTCTAAAGGTAACGACAAAGAAGCCATCGAAAAAGCGACTCAGGAGCTGATTGAAGCTTCTGCCAAGCTGATGGAAATTGCTCAAGCTAAAGCTCAGGCTCAAGGCGGCGCACAAGACGCTGGCCAAAAGTCTAACGCGACTGCCGATGATGTTGTCGATGCTGAATTTGAAGAAGTGAAAGACGACAAGAAATAA
- the dnaJ gene encoding molecular chaperone DnaJ, translating into MSKRDYYEVLGVGRDASEREIKKAYKRLAMKYHPDRNPGDKEAEASFKEVKEAYEILTDANKKAAYDQFGHAGVDPNRGGGGGYGGAGDFGDIFGDVFGDIFGGGRRGGQRQAARGSDLRYNLELSLEEAVKGLTKEIRIPTLASCDVCDGSGAKKGTSATTCGTCHGQGQVQMRQGFFAVQQACPTCHGRGKIIKDPCGKCHGEGRVEKTKTLSVKIPAGVDTGDRIRLAGEGEAGEFGAPPGDLYVQVNVREHAIFVRDGNNLYCEVPISFTKAALGGEIEVPTLDGKVSLKIPAETQTGRMFRLRGKGVKSVRSHAVGDLLCKVVMETPVNLNDRQKELLREFEATLTGESKKHSPKAEGFFDGVKKFFQDLNS; encoded by the coding sequence ATGTCAAAGCGAGATTATTACGAAGTATTGGGCGTTGGTCGTGACGCCAGCGAACGGGAAATCAAAAAGGCTTACAAACGTCTGGCCATGAAGTATCACCCGGATCGTAACCCAGGCGATAAAGAAGCCGAAGCCAGCTTTAAAGAAGTCAAAGAAGCCTACGAAATCCTGACCGATGCCAATAAGAAGGCGGCCTATGACCAATTTGGTCATGCGGGTGTGGATCCAAACCGTGGCGGCGGTGGCGGCTACGGCGGCGCAGGGGATTTCGGCGATATTTTCGGTGATGTCTTTGGCGATATTTTCGGTGGTGGACGTCGCGGCGGCCAACGTCAGGCTGCTCGCGGCTCAGATCTGCGTTACAACCTCGAACTGTCTTTAGAAGAAGCGGTTAAGGGCTTAACCAAAGAAATCCGTATTCCAACGCTGGCAAGCTGTGATGTGTGTGACGGTAGCGGCGCGAAAAAAGGCACCTCGGCAACGACCTGTGGTACCTGTCATGGCCAAGGCCAAGTGCAGATGCGCCAAGGTTTCTTCGCGGTGCAGCAAGCCTGTCCAACCTGTCATGGTCGCGGCAAGATCATTAAAGATCCATGTGGTAAGTGCCATGGCGAAGGCCGTGTCGAGAAGACTAAAACCCTATCAGTTAAGATCCCTGCCGGTGTTGATACGGGCGACCGTATTCGTTTAGCGGGTGAAGGTGAAGCGGGTGAATTTGGTGCGCCTCCAGGGGATTTATATGTTCAGGTGAATGTCCGTGAACATGCAATCTTCGTTCGTGATGGCAACAACCTCTACTGCGAAGTGCCTATTTCATTCACGAAAGCCGCGCTCGGTGGCGAGATTGAAGTGCCGACACTCGATGGTAAAGTGAGCCTTAAGATCCCTGCAGAAACCCAAACGGGTCGTATGTTCCGCCTACGCGGTAAAGGGGTGAAATCGGTTCGCAGCCATGCGGTAGGCGATTTGCTTTGCAAAGTGGTGATGGAAACCCCTGTTAACTTAAACGATCGTCAAAAAGAACTGTTACGTGAATTTGAAGCCACCTTAACCGGTGAATCAAAGAAGCACAGCCCAAAGGCTGAAGGTTTCTTCGATGGCGTGAAGAAGTTCTTTCAAGATTTAAATAGCTAA
- a CDS encoding DEAD/DEAH box helicase — protein MTIPKPFSSPESSPESLTFAELGLNAALLKALPTRLKHPTRIQQLAIPAILEGRDLLALSQTGSGKTFAFGLPLLQILRQQIAAQTTANSVPTANAQALVLVPTRELAQQVTKALHALASELSASLHILLLCGGVSQEDQLAELAAKPQLLVATPGRLLDLCIQSHISLDLIKHLVLDEADRLLEMGFWPDVQKLMALMPKRKQTSLFSATLPEALDNLAGKLLTNDPLRVEASTLNSVAAEIEERLYLVNKGSKAQALIALLKQYQWPQVLVFISARDDADAVAKRLGKAGMKAAALHGEKDQTVRSQTLADFKANRIQVLVATDLMARGIHVDALPVVINLDLPASAPVYVHRIGRTARAGAKGLAISLVCHGEMAFLTAIRSLTARELPLALLADFPVTDKPSEKNTDDGVNGKVERKRPPRDKQANRRSINKHSAKAFKGKR, from the coding sequence ATGACCATTCCTAAGCCTTTTTCTTCTCCAGAGTCTTCCCCTGAGTCGTTAACCTTTGCCGAACTTGGGTTAAATGCTGCATTACTTAAAGCCTTGCCTACAAGGCTGAAACATCCGACACGGATACAGCAATTAGCGATTCCGGCGATTCTTGAAGGGCGAGATCTGTTAGCGCTTTCACAAACCGGTAGTGGTAAAACCTTCGCTTTTGGTTTGCCCTTGCTACAAATCCTCAGGCAACAAATTGCTGCGCAAACGACTGCAAACTCAGTGCCCACTGCCAATGCGCAGGCGTTAGTGTTAGTGCCAACGCGGGAGTTAGCTCAGCAGGTGACGAAGGCGCTGCACGCGCTGGCGAGTGAGTTATCCGCATCTTTGCATATTCTGCTTCTGTGTGGTGGCGTTTCGCAGGAAGACCAATTAGCCGAACTTGCTGCTAAGCCACAGCTTTTAGTGGCAACACCAGGGCGCTTATTGGACTTATGCATACAGTCCCATATTAGCCTCGATTTGATAAAACATTTAGTGCTGGATGAGGCCGACCGTTTGCTGGAAATGGGATTTTGGCCAGATGTGCAAAAGCTGATGGCGTTGATGCCCAAGCGTAAGCAAACCTCGTTGTTTTCAGCCACTTTGCCAGAGGCTTTGGATAACCTGGCGGGGAAATTGCTGACCAATGATCCCCTACGCGTTGAGGCCAGTACACTAAATTCAGTTGCTGCCGAAATTGAAGAGCGGCTTTATTTAGTCAACAAGGGCAGCAAGGCGCAGGCATTAATTGCGCTATTAAAACAATATCAATGGCCGCAGGTGCTGGTGTTTATTAGCGCCCGTGATGATGCCGATGCCGTCGCTAAACGACTCGGCAAAGCGGGGATGAAAGCTGCCGCGCTGCACGGCGAGAAAGATCAAACCGTGCGTAGCCAAACCTTAGCCGACTTTAAAGCCAATCGCATTCAAGTATTGGTGGCGACGGATTTAATGGCGCGGGGTATTCATGTTGATGCCTTGCCTGTGGTGATCAACTTAGACTTACCTGCGAGTGCGCCTGTGTATGTGCATCGAATTGGCCGCACTGCCAGAGCGGGAGCAAAAGGGCTGGCGATTTCCCTTGTATGCCACGGTGAAATGGCTTTCTTAACCGCGATCCGCAGTTTGACCGCGAGGGAGTTACCGCTGGCATTATTGGCTGACTTTCCAGTAACGGATAAGCCGAGTGAAAAAAACACTGATGACGGCGTCAATGGCAAGGTTGAGCGTAAACGACCGCCGCGGGATAAACAGGCGAATCGTCGTAGCATTAACAAGCACAGCGCCAAAGCGTTTAAAGGTAAGCGTTGA
- a CDS encoding GNAT family N-acetyltransferase: MEATLALSKALHSLVNHGLTTKRFILRPFQRADLEAFTAYRADPKIAKYQSWTDYRYSDAVALFEKMDYAQFGAADTWFQLAIVSAASGTTSTKLVGDLALHFIDEQQMEIGFTIAPEHQGQQVAFEAVSALLHYLFVALGKHRVIAVTDVENLASCRLLEKLGFRREAHYVKNIFFKGAWGDEYLYALLKEEYLKSC, from the coding sequence TTGGAAGCGACATTGGCGTTAAGCAAAGCACTTCATAGCCTGGTCAATCACGGTTTAACCACCAAACGTTTTATACTTCGTCCATTTCAGCGAGCGGATCTTGAGGCGTTCACCGCCTATCGCGCCGACCCTAAGATTGCCAAATATCAAAGTTGGACGGATTACCGCTATAGTGATGCAGTCGCACTATTCGAGAAGATGGATTATGCACAATTTGGTGCGGCGGATACTTGGTTTCAACTGGCGATTGTCAGCGCGGCGTCGGGAACGACATCGACTAAACTCGTTGGCGATCTGGCGCTGCATTTTATTGATGAGCAGCAAATGGAAATCGGCTTTACGATTGCGCCTGAGCATCAAGGCCAACAGGTTGCATTTGAGGCGGTCAGTGCATTGCTGCATTACCTTTTTGTGGCGCTTGGCAAACATCGGGTTATTGCGGTAACGGATGTAGAAAATCTTGCCAGCTGCCGCTTACTCGAAAAACTCGGTTTTAGGCGCGAAGCCCATTATGTGAAAAATATCTTCTTTAAGGGCGCGTGGGGCGATGAGTATCTCTATGCCTTGCTAAAGGAGGAGTATCTTAAGTCTTGCTAA
- a CDS encoding M48 family metallopeptidase → MKSRTIVLALGVTLALSGCATTKSPTGRGQTLLYSASQMQQMGDASFEEMKKQQKISTNNKLTQYVNCVANRVTAVLPDQSQKWDVVLFDSEQVNAFALPGGHIGVYTGLLKVATTPDQLATVLGHEVAHVLAQHGNEQVSRAQMTGVGMQIADAALGAGGISNKDLYMSALGLGAQVGVLLPFGRAQESEADVMGLELMARAGFDPAQSVILWQNMSKAGGSQGPELLSTHPSNSNRISQLAKLQAEVLPLYQSAKANVKNQCVVPK, encoded by the coding sequence ATGAAATCACGGACTATAGTATTGGCCCTTGGCGTGACCTTAGCTCTATCTGGCTGTGCGACCACTAAATCGCCAACAGGGCGCGGCCAAACGTTGCTTTATTCTGCTTCTCAGATGCAGCAAATGGGGGATGCCTCGTTTGAAGAAATGAAAAAGCAGCAGAAAATCAGCACTAACAATAAGTTAACTCAATACGTTAATTGCGTCGCCAATCGAGTAACGGCGGTTTTACCCGATCAAAGCCAAAAATGGGATGTAGTGTTATTCGATTCAGAGCAAGTGAACGCCTTCGCCTTACCTGGCGGCCATATTGGGGTTTACACCGGATTACTCAAAGTGGCGACCACTCCCGATCAGTTAGCGACAGTTTTGGGTCACGAAGTTGCCCACGTACTGGCGCAGCACGGAAACGAGCAGGTGTCCCGCGCGCAGATGACGGGGGTTGGGATGCAAATTGCCGATGCGGCCCTCGGCGCGGGGGGGATTTCCAATAAAGATCTCTATATGTCAGCCCTCGGATTAGGTGCACAGGTTGGGGTATTGTTGCCCTTTGGTCGCGCCCAAGAAAGTGAAGCTGACGTTATGGGATTAGAGCTCATGGCGCGAGCGGGCTTTGACCCAGCCCAAAGCGTGATTCTGTGGCAAAACATGTCAAAGGCGGGCGGCAGTCAGGGCCCCGAATTGTTATCGACTCACCCATCAAACAGTAATCGAATTTCACAATTAGCAAAATTACAGGCTGAGGTGTTACCGCTCTATCAAAGCGCTAAGGCGAATGTAAAAAACCAATGTGTAGTCCCTAAATAG
- a CDS encoding FKBP-type peptidyl-prolyl cis-trans isomerase — protein MSDKFSTVEQQASYGVGRQMGEQLAANSFEGVDIAAVQAGLADAFAGVESAVSMQDMQVAFTEISRRIQAEQEAAAAAASAEGEAFLAENAKREGVIVTDSGLQYEVLIQGEGAKPTYEDTVRTHYHGSFINGDVFDSSVVRGQPAEFPVSGVIAGWTEALQLMPVGTKLKLFVPHHLAYGERGAGASIPPYSTLVFEVELLDIV, from the coding sequence ATGTCTGATAAATTCAGTACTGTTGAACAGCAAGCAAGCTATGGTGTTGGTCGTCAAATGGGCGAGCAATTAGCCGCTAACTCTTTTGAAGGTGTTGACATTGCCGCCGTTCAAGCAGGCCTTGCCGATGCTTTTGCTGGTGTTGAAAGCGCTGTTTCTATGCAGGATATGCAAGTTGCATTCACTGAAATTAGCCGTCGCATTCAAGCTGAACAAGAAGCTGCTGCCGCTGCTGCTTCTGCAGAAGGCGAAGCGTTCTTAGCTGAAAACGCTAAACGTGAAGGCGTAATCGTGACTGACTCTGGTCTGCAATACGAAGTATTAATTCAAGGTGAAGGTGCAAAACCAACCTACGAAGATACAGTACGCACTCACTACCATGGTTCTTTCATCAATGGTGATGTGTTCGACAGCTCTGTTGTTCGCGGCCAACCTGCTGAGTTCCCAGTATCTGGCGTTATCGCTGGCTGGACCGAAGCATTGCAACTGATGCCAGTGGGCACTAAGTTAAAATTATTCGTTCCACACCACTTAGCATATGGTGAGCGTGGTGCTGGTGCTTCTATTCCTCCATACTCAACTTTAGTATTCGAAGTCGAGTTATTAGACATCGTCTAA
- the dapB gene encoding 4-hydroxy-tetrahydrodipicolinate reductase, whose protein sequence is MSGQVRVAIVGASGRMGRTLIEAAYQQDNIRLGAAIERAGSSLVGVDAGELAGVGKLHVAILDSLDFAADDFDVLIDFTAPDASIVHLDWCVRHKKAMVIGTTGFNHAQKEQINAFAEQTPVVLAPNMSVGVNLMWKLLEVAAEVMGNYTDIEIIEGHHRYKKDAPSGTALKMGEVIAKTLGRDLEKCAVYGREGITGERDRETIGFATIRAGDLVGEHTAMFADIGERLEITHKASSRMTFANGAMRAAHWLVEQEPGLYDMQQVLGLN, encoded by the coding sequence ATGAGTGGACAGGTGAGAGTTGCTATCGTCGGTGCCAGTGGTCGCATGGGACGGACTCTTATTGAAGCGGCGTACCAACAGGACAATATTCGTCTGGGCGCGGCGATTGAGCGTGCGGGTTCGAGCCTCGTTGGTGTCGATGCCGGTGAACTTGCTGGTGTAGGCAAATTGCATGTCGCCATCTTAGATTCATTGGATTTTGCCGCGGATGATTTCGATGTATTAATCGATTTTACTGCGCCTGATGCCAGCATTGTCCATTTAGATTGGTGTGTGCGTCATAAGAAAGCCATGGTGATTGGTACTACGGGTTTTAACCACGCACAAAAAGAACAGATCAATGCCTTTGCCGAGCAAACCCCAGTGGTGCTCGCACCAAACATGTCAGTGGGCGTGAACCTCATGTGGAAACTGCTCGAAGTGGCTGCCGAAGTCATGGGCAACTACACCGACATCGAGATCATCGAAGGCCACCACAGATACAAGAAAGACGCACCATCGGGCACCGCCCTTAAGATGGGTGAAGTGATTGCCAAGACCTTAGGTCGCGATCTGGAAAAATGTGCCGTCTATGGCCGTGAAGGGATCACTGGCGAACGTGACCGTGAAACCATTGGTTTTGCGACAATTCGTGCTGGCGACTTAGTGGGTGAGCACACTGCGATGTTTGCCGATATCGGTGAGCGTTTAGAAATCACCCACAAAGCCTCAAGCCGTATGACTTTTGCAAACGGTGCCATGCGTGCAGCCCATTGGTTGGTTGAGCAGGAGCCGGGTCTATACGACATGCAGCAAGTGTTAGGGTTAAATTAA